The following nucleotide sequence is from Mangifera indica cultivar Alphonso chromosome 17, CATAS_Mindica_2.1, whole genome shotgun sequence.
TGTCaaaatttcaatagaaaatagaCCTTTggaaataaaaggaaaaaatttttcTCATAGATCGATACAAGCAACCAAGTAACCAATAGTTTTTCAATTCACCTCGACAACACAAAATTACGCTTAACTTTCTTAACAAACATGAAGTTAGGGTTAGAATCATCTAACATCACTTGCATGAAGTGACTAAAGTTTCAtagtgagtggtatataagtgtaaaAGATTAGACCTTAATAGTCAATTACCAAGAATCTATGAATGAAGTTTATTCGTTAGGCCAagatttcaactttttctttccTAAGGTAAAGACCCAAGACTCGTAGAATTAAGATTGTCTTACAGCCAAGTTTAAGGTCTAAAGTCTAAGGCCTTTTGGTAGTTTGTTTAAGCCCTCCCAACAGTTGAAGTTTCTTCTGTATTTTTGGAGTCCGGAGTTGATAGCGATGGAGAAACCCCTGCCCAGTAGTCCTCGGTTTAGGAGGTGATTTTCAAGGGCATAATTATTCTAGGCTCGACTGCAAAGCCAAAAAGGGCAGAGGTAGACTGCATAAAGAGGGATGTCTGTCATTAGGTTTTGATATTCATACTTACAGGCTcattatatttctaatataGTATCAAAGCACAAGTTAAACATTAAGTCTAACAACCTAAAGTATTCctagatacaagtgacaatacaCCCAATAAAAAAATCGGCTTAGCCAAATAACGGGTCTAATAGTCTAAGTGATTGTGCTTAAACAAAAGTATTAGagacttaaatttaaaaaaaaaaaagtgtaacatccctcccaaGAAGTACTACCCTCTGaagaagaaatgttacgaattaatatctagagcaattattttaagacaaatttttaaaatgaactcatcactaaaagtgtttaaaaattattctaaaaaaattgaaaatttggaagtgaacaaaagatgtatatatcacatatgaaaactcatctgaaaagcatatgaaaacatagagtaatcatatacaactatataACCATATGAAAAAGGCCAAAAGTCAATAATAACATATGGTTGTACGCATGTAACATAAACCAGAAATAACCTGCTCTAGCCCTAGATCTATCTTTGTTGatctgaccctgcctcgcagctaccttgatcacttgtacctgcaatcacgaaagaaaaggaagtaagAGATAAGAATACTCAATAAgggaaaagaattaagtaaactatctccatTCTTGTTCTAAATCACTCTAAGGACTTAATCTCACATTACAACCTCCTTAAAGAAATgagaggataatctagttcatcatttactatttgggtcatactttgtcccatctgatgtccgtttgatactttctagaagttAACtacagggatttgacactttctAAGCtagagctctctttctttctcttactacatcattttttaatctaaattatgcTCTACTATGGGTATGCTCTACTGCGAACGGATTCTACTACTAGtttatgtcctactatggacgtgTCCTATTGCGGACGTGTCTTATTGTTGGTAGTGTAGTGTAAAATGCCCATATATAGTTCGTAGCATGCACGCGTGCTTtatctcttactaatcttgcttccatctaaaactattcataacCCACTAAACCACACTCttaggacgacccctaaatcttgagccccaaattcctttttttgtttttctttcttttcttttccttttctttttctctcatttctttcctttcctttctttcctttcctcattttctttttctcctccttttctttctttctttctttccaaaaaatgtaaattactGTTTATTAGACTGTTCATTTAGTAGGAtaatctttttgttcatataatttaacagtccaaacgatctctaattaatacaaaactatatatcatcgaaaagaatattcaaagagcttttcaacaagctataacatccctcatgattcatcagataaggcagtcaaaacatgggatgaaatcaatgacaaaaaactatatttattgtttatttggtaaggcagtccttttgttcatataatttaatagttcaagcagtctctaattcataccagttatatatcattgaaaaaagaattcaaatagctttccaacaagctataataacactcatgattcatcagataaggtagtcaaaatgtgggacaaaattagtggtaaaattataaatattattcaactctatgtcataaacaaaatcacacacataaagTCAAGGAACTAAAACCATGAAACATACCAAGAATAATGTCACTTACTTTGTTTCAAGTCAGTCTTGGTCAAGTTGGCTCCCTCCACTTTGTCTTGCTTCTTTGATCACCAAActaccttaaatcaacaccaaaacacattaacatattcatataacatgtatctaatatatataaacatagttaaaaggaaaataaggagATCTTTTgattaccaaagcttccaaagtgcttcttttttttcttttctaattttgtcttccaaaacccctttaattcctccttttttctttaaaaaatgaagaaaacaacatgaagaagGCTGAGCTTCTAGAATGGATGGgaaaagatgatggaaaaaggcataaagtttcttttttttttttggtctttctctctttatatatatccatttcttttaatatggagatatatatatatatatatatatatatatatatatatatatatatatatataacacatacatacatgcgaacatatatatttaaaactaaaaatatctcaaaatatggttaaaagatataaatacccCTAGAACGTACCTAAGGGCATTATAAAAAGAGTTttacatctaataaatacaatataagtaagtggtatataagtgtgagaGATTAGAtcttaacacaagccaattagttttgtataatatagttttaatcTCCATACTTATAAGTCTAATATATTTATGACAATAACAAACCAACAATGTGATCATCTAAGTCGTGAGTGTTGACTGCAAATAGAACTTAAGATCTCTAGAATCTAAAGTTTGAACATGTCAGCTTTAAAGAAATTACTTACTACAGATAAATTGTGTATTAACTAAGATACATAAAGATTGTGGATGAATCAATTGTTGTTTTTGGTAGAGAAGATGATGAGAAGGATTGTGATGACGGATTAGCCATGATCGACGTTTGTCTGTATGGCTATGATGATGAGAAGATGAGGAGTGCTCCCTTATATAGCTAACGGAgctaattacaatattaaaagaACAAGCCAAGGCATTAACTGAACAAGCTAAATCTGTCTGCACTGTTAATCAAACCTCAACACCTGTCAAATCTTGCCACCGTGAAATCACAATGAAGCATGCTTTCTTTAGCTTTATTTTGAAATTCGATCATAAGAAATTTCCTCTGAACAAGTttgttaaaacatatataaaaatgagcAGTATATTTGGAAAATTAATGGATTTTTTTGGGAATATATCTACACTTACAATACATTACTGTTTAcagattttatcattttgtacACTTAGATGTACGAGTGGattcaattttagtttcttGGCTCTTTGCCGCATTTGATGTCTTTTCCTTCTGTAATAAACAACTTGATTTCAGATTGATCATTCTAAATTCACATTGAGCTCATGTTTGACTGTATTAAGTTCAAAGAAATTAATTGAAGATTTGATGAAACTtatgttgataaattttttggatcaagGTTTACAGAGATCGTGGATGAATCAAGTACTCTTTCTAGTAGAGAAGATGATAAAGAAGGATTGTGATGATGGATTAGCCATAATCGATGTTTGTTTTTATAACTCTAATGCTATAAACAGGATATGGATTCTAGATCAAAGGTTTGAACATGAAAAATCGAGAGAGAGACGGAGTCAAGATATAGAGTTCTAAGGTGGACCTTTTCTCTTTAGTGTTGTTAGTTAGGTATGGTGACTTTTGTTTGTCGGCATTTTAGTCCATTATTAGGATTTTGTATTAGGTTTTCTCTACTATCTGTCCCTGAACTGATGAGCCTAAGATGTATATGTTGTCCTTGGACGGCTCTTTTTTGGTGAATTGTATATAttcaatgaaaaagaaagatatatAGCTCTAAGAAAATAGTgggaagatttttttttttatttaattcggATGAATGAAATTTGTCTGCCACTGTTAATCACACCTTAACAGCAAACAAATATTGTCAGTAAGGGTGCTCACAATTAGATAATTGAACCAATTTGATAATATtctaaaccaaactaaatttttagttcaaaaaaatcataaattgaaatcaatctgatttaaagattaatcggtttttaaccaaattgaaaatactaattaactgaatcaaattattgGTTATCCAGTTTTGATCCAAATTTCAAAGTATCATCctacttttttgttttcaattttttgaaagtAGCATGTTCATTACTTTATTGATTTCTTGTTCAACTTTATAAAAACTAGTTCAGTTTAGTtaataggttttaaaaattcaatttttctaaatttctaaaccGGTatgcaaaatgatattttaaataatttttttttggtttagttttttgtttgaaaattggTTTGGCTtgattataagataattttaaatattcttacTTGCCACGTTTTTAATCATAATAACGTATGCTTTctttagttttattttgaaattcgATCCTAAAAGTTAAGAAATTTACTAAGAGCAAGTTTATTTAAACATGCTTACCAAACAAAAAAGAGGTTTATTTAAACATATCTGAAAATGAGTCgtctatttgaaaaattaatggattttattttgttaCCATATAAATCTGTGAAAATATTTTGGGAATATATCTAAACCTGCAATACATTAATGTTTACAATAAATATGTAATCTTGCTATGCAAGGTAATATTAATCCACATCATTTGTCCACCCTAAGTTTTTGAACATAACATTTTGTCCCTGTAGATGTAGAGGTGGATTCAATCTAAGCTTCTCGTCTCAATCCCTCTTGCCGCGCCAATGTTGCCACGTtgacttttttttcttgtcCAGTGATATCTGAACAAGCCAAACTTGATTTTGAATGGATTATTATAAGTTCTCCGTGTGCTGCTGTTACATTCATAACAGCCTATGCAAATGCAATGAAACAAAACAAGACTACCATCATGATGAAAACACCAACTGATTTTTGTTGAAACTGGATTTCGATATGTTCTAATGACAAGCAAAAATAATccatcttaaaaaatataaccgACATAAGttaataacaacaacaataagACAAAGTCACTAAATGCAGGAATATATGATCCTTCTACTACTACACATGGCGTCCCTCAAGGGAGTCTTGTATAGGTCTCATTGGTATTGTCCCTCCTGTTGTTCCTGAAAGCGCAGCATCCAATGGAATAGAAAATGATGAGCACAATGAGGAAGACAATGTTGACGATGGCCACCTTTTTCCAGTCAGTCTTGACTTGGTCCAGCAGCCCAGCTTTGCATGACTGGCAGTTGTAGCACAACACAGTTATATCGTTCGACCACGCTTTACAGTCAGGATTGCTTGACGTTGTGCTGGTAGCGGTCCAATTTGTTGGACTCACATATGTGAATCCACAATCGTTTGATGGCTTACAACAACCAGACTGCACACATACAAGAAATCAATTTGGTCATTCAGCACCATCTTTCAAACATATACAAACAACGATCTTGaccaaaaataaacacaaattgGAGGACCCAACTGGTCTGAAAAAATCATGCATACAAATAAATCTTACTAacttatatgtataaattaaaatgacaatttataatttgatgatataattgtattttttttttcattttaaaatcattttattagattgtatatataagtttgtaatatatgttatatatttccAAGATAACTTAGGTTAAAGATGTCACCATCTATGctttaataataaacaaaaaatttaagaagCAATCATCTCAAATGtattctaatttgttttcttagTAAGGATGACTAAACATATTACTCagaaaaacacaattttttatacTCATTGTCGAAACCCACATCCTAACTCAATAAAAATTTGAGCAAAATCGTGTAAGAAACGGAAACCAAAACTCAAGATCTCCGACAAATGCAGAAAACCCAGATCAAAGTTACAAACTTTCTCAAGGAAGATCAAATTCAAAGTCCATTGATTCCTATGCAAACACAAAACTCTAATCTTTAACCCAAAACCAAGTCAAAGATTAAAACTTTATAGTGTAAGATTAAATTCAGAGtccaaaaattcaattattgatgATGATACCAAAGAAGACATCTAAATTATTGTACCTGAATAGAAGACAGGTTTTCTGAATAGAATTTTTCAACAGTGTCATTAATTAACTTGTTGGAAATGCTTGAGCAAACTTTACTATCGGCCAAACAACTCTTAATCTTGTTCCAGTTACCGGTGCTATTCACTCTTTTCTGCAACCAATTCGAGTAATCTCCCAATCTGTACTCTTTATAACCCCTGTTTGACAACACTTGGCCGGCGCCTTTGTTGGTGACAACGAAGGCGAAGATGGTGAAGCAAAAAAGCAGCACAATCAGCAAGAACACGACGAACAAGTAAAGCCAAAGGAGCAAAGAAACTCTGCAGCAGGCGCCAATCAAACCGGCCAAGGAGACCAACATGAGAAAAACTCCGAGAATAATCACCGGCTTTTCGAGGAACTTCTCGCACACTGTAGCGCCACTTTTGGAGAGCCAAATACCGGCACCGATGATGGGGATTGAGATGACGAGAGTGATAAAGTTGAGAATGccgatcaagttattgctgagACGAAACATTGTGAAAAGGAAAACCCAGGAAGGGGGAAGAAAAGGGTAGTGAAAGATTGAAGCTTTAGGGAGGAAAACTGAAATTGAATGGGAAGGGATAGATTTGAAGCGGGGATTTAGATTGTTGTGAACAGAAGAGTTGATTTTCTGTGAGCAACTGCAGAGAAAGTTTTTGGAGTATTGGAGAGATAAAAGGTGGTTAATCTTGAAGAAGAATGCCTAGGGTTGTACACGTTTTTTGTGAACATTTTATTGGGGCACATGTCGTGTTGGGGTTGATCTATTTTGATAGTAAGTAGCGTAAATAATATTACCttattttaaatgagaaaattttctttttagatttttaagattttttagaaagggtaattaattaaaatatctaatttaagGGGGTTACACATAAATCATTAACTCTTCAAGGGTTACATAAATATGAACATGACAAGGGTTGGATGAATTTACCTCATATATAAACTTGTCTTAAAATCAGtttcaatatttcaaaactCATATACACAACTTGTTGCATATATCAAGTTTTCCCTTGATTTTTCCCCTTGATTCAATAGATTTTTCTTACTAAAAATGGAGAAAGAGGTTAGTAAACTATTCATCTTCGTATTTTATTACTTAGAATATTGAGGTTTGCTTGTTTTGTAATGAAAATTGAGATATCAAAGATATGAGACGGAAGCCTTTTGGTTGGATTGTTTTTGTGTTAAATAGATTGAATCAATTgtaattttcttgatttgtatgaatgtttagggttcaaatttattattagtgcATGAAAATAGAtgtttaataacaaattttctaaTACATGTGATTTGTATTCAATATGCGGATCATACATACTGGG
It contains:
- the LOC123200767 gene encoding tetraspanin-8-like; its protein translation is MFRLSNNLIGILNFITLVISIPIIGAGIWLSKSGATVCEKFLEKPVIILGVFLMLVSLAGLIGACCRVSLLLWLYLFVVFLLIVLLFCFTIFAFVVTNKGAGQVLSNRGYKEYRLGDYSNWLQKRVNSTGNWNKIKSCLADSKVCSSISNKLINDTVEKFYSENLSSIQSGCCKPSNDCGFTYVSPTNWTATSTTSSNPDCKAWSNDITVLCYNCQSCKAGLLDQVKTDWKKVAIVNIVFLIVLIIFYSIGCCAFRNNRRDNTNETYTRLP